CCATCGGGTCAACCTTCAGAACAAGGGCGGCGACTTTATAGGTGCCTATATCCAGAACGGCGACAACACCGCGTTGCATCGCTGCACGGCGCATGTGCCGCATCGCCCGTTGCGAGGAGTAGGGATCGATCATTACTGCAATGCCTCCGTATTTTGAGAGCGTATGGCGCGGATCGTTTCCATCGCGCCCTCACTTATTTGTAAAACTGGTCGCGCGGGATTGCGCATGTCAGCCGCGATCAGGTCGCGCGCCAGCAAATCCTGCGCCTGTTCCAGCGCGATGACATGTTCCAACGCAGCAATTGCGCCGGTTTCAGGCAGTTTGATGCGCTGTTCGCGGTCCAGAACCACATCCCAGCGCCGTTCACCAACCCGCACAAGACCGCGCATGCGCGCACCCAAGGGGGACGCGGCATCAAACAGATCCAGCGCTTCGGGGACATGCGTCCCCCCGCCTTCGCCCGAAATCACCGGCAGGTCGGGAAGCGAATTCCGATCGGGCGCAAAGCCTATGCGCATGCCCTCTATGTCCAGAACTTCCAGACCTTCGGCAGTCCGCAACAAGATGACAGGCACCCGTTCGGTCACCGAAACGGACAAGACACCGTCGGACAAAAGCCGCAGATCCGCGACCAGAATGGCATCCAGCAACTCCACACGGTCACGCAATTCATCCAGATCCAGCCGCCAGGACGACTGTGGCAATTCCGGGGTGATTGCGGCGCGGATTGCCTCGTCCAGCTCGGGGGCCAGTTCCGGCAAGCGCAATTCGGTCACCATGAAATCAGGCCGGTCCACAAAGGCCGAATAAAGTGCTTCTGCCTGCGCAGTCATGGCCATGCGCCGGTCCTCGCTGGCCAGTGTCACGGCCAGCGCGGCCACGCAGGCGACAATGGGCAGGCCGATCTTGATGGCGCGGCGGTATATCGGCGTCAGCCAGACCCGTTGAATGCGATAGGAAAAGCGGCTGGGCAGATGTGATTTGCGCCGCGATCTTTGCGCCGGACCATGGGCGCGGGTATGGGCACGCGGAACTTGTGGCGGCGGCGCCTGCACAGGCCGGTCCATCTGCGCCGCGCCGTGCCCCATTGCCCCCGTGCGCTGATCCGCCGGAATGTCACGCATTCCTGTGTTGTCATGGGGGGGCGCGACGGCTTCGCGCGCGCGCAACGTATCATCGAGGCGGGTAAACCCATGCTGGGGCATGGACTGTGGCGGCGCCATATCCACCGCCGAAAGCGCCACAGGTGCCATGGCTGGCACATCCGGCAGGGGGATTCCGGTCAGAATGTCATCTTGCGCATATTCATCCGCACGGGTTGCGCCCAAATGGTCCCAGAAGCTCATTTCCGGCGACAATGCCGAAAGCGGTGCATCCCCGTCATGGGCGTCAACATGATGGCTGGACAGTCCGTCATCGCGTTCGCGGTCAAAGGGGCCTACCGGTCGCATGACGCATCCTCGATCATCCAGCGGCAAAGATCAGGAAACCCGATACCGCAATGGGCGGCCTGTTCAGGCACCAGCGATGTGGGCGTCATGCCGGGCTGTGTGTTCAACTCCAGCAAGATCAACCCGTCAAGGCCGCGCCCTTCATCCCAGCGAAAATCCGTGCGGGTCAGCCCGCGACACCCAAGAACCTGATGCGCGCGCAATGCGTAATCCAGACAGGCGGCATGTATTTCGGCGGGAATATCGGCGGGCAGAACATGGCGTGACCCACCGGGGCGGTATTTCGCATCATAATCATACCAGCCATCGGTCACGATATCTGTGACCGTCAGTGCGCGGTCACCCATCACCGTGGTGGTCAACTCGCGGCCCGGCGCGAAAGCCTCGACCATGACATGCGCGGGCATCTCTGGTCCAAGCTGCGGGGGGGTGTTCGCACCATCATTGACCAGATAGACGCCAACGCTGGACCCTTCATTATTGGGTTTGACCACATAGGGCGGTTCCATAAGGTGCCGCGCCATTGCATCTGCTTTCGGGGCAATCAGGCTGGGCAGGACCGGCAGACCGGCAGACATGAACGCAGCTTTCGCACGCTCCTTGTCCATTGCAAGTGCCGACGCCAGCACACCGGAATGAGTATAGGGAATACGCAGCCATTCAAGAACGCCCTGCACGCTGCCATCTTCGCCAAAACGGCCATGCAGTGCGTTGAACACGATGTCAGGCGCAATATCGACCAGACGCTGCGCCACATCACCGCGCGCATCCAGTTCGACCACTTCATATCCCGCCACCCGCAGCGCCTGCGCGCATTCATGCCCTGTCGATAGCGACACCTCGCGCTCAGCCGAGAGTCCGCCTTTCAGAACACATATCCGGGGGGCTGCCCTGCTCGACATGCCCATTCCCACTGCCTCTGGGCCATTTTTGGCCCTTTTTGCCCCATTTTCGGGGTGTTTATTGTGTTTTCACTGCGCCAGATACAAGTTCAACCGGCGGCAGATCCATGTCGGGCAAGCTGTCGCCAACCCTCATAATTTCCCAGTGTAGCGAAATACCACGCGCTTGCAAAACCCTTTTTCGCACTTCTTCACCCAATCCTTCCAATTCGGCGGCAGTTGCGCTGCTGGTGTTGATCAAAAAGTTGGGATGTTTGGGTGACATCTGCGCGCCCCCCATGCGTGCGCCGCGCAAACCTGCATCCTCGATGACCTTCCATGCCTTCAGGTCGTGCACATCATCCGCGCGCCCTGTGGAGCTGAAACCAGCGGGATTGCGGAATGTAGATCCCGCGCTGCGGTCCTTGGTGGGCTGCGTCGCGTCACGGCGGGCAAGCTGGTCGGCCATGCGTTCATGCAACATGTCGGGGTCGGCGGCGGGTGCATCAAACCGTGCCTGCGTGATAACCATGCCATCCGGCAAATCAGACTGCCGGTAGTCCAGCTTCAGCGCGGCGGCGGGCAAAACATGGCGCTGGCCCGTGCGGTCGATGGCAGTGACATCAATCAGGCGATCGGCAACATAAGTGCCGTAACACCCCGCATTCATCCGCACAGCGCCCCCGATACTGCCCGGAATGGTGCGCAAAAAGGTCAGGTCACGCCCTGCATCTGCTGATTTGCGGGCAACATGCGCATCCAGCGCGGCGGCCCCGGCAGTGATGGTGTCGCCTGCGTCAATGCTGTTGAACCCGCGCCCAAGCCGGATGACGACAGCACGGATACCGCCATCGCGCACAATCAGGTTTGACCCCACGCCCATGGGAAAAACCGGAATGGCAGGATCAAGCTGGCGCAGAAAATCACACAGGTCGTCTTCATCGGCGGGCTGGAACAACCAGTCCGCAGGCCCGCCCACGCGCAGCCATGTCAGGGTGTTCAGCGATTTTTGCGCGGTCAACGTGCCACGCACGGGGATCAGGTCAGGTGTCATGCCATTGAATTAGGCAGGAATGTGGAGTTTGTCGAGGGGGCAAGCCCCAAGGCCCCATCCTAACGCAACCGCAGGTCGGCGTAATCCCCCTGCCCCTGATCGGAAATGAACCGCAGTGTGTTTCCGTCGCGCAGCACAAGCTGGCAATTATACGGATCGCCAGAGCTGCCGAATTCAAGCGTGCGGCAAAAAAAACCGTCGCGCCATTCCCACATGCCGCCCACGCGCATGCCGAACCCGCGCCCGGTGATCTGGCCTTGTGGCAGCACTTGCAACCGCACGCCGAACCGTGCCAGTTCGCGCCCTTCCACAAGGCTGCGGAACGTGGTTTCATCGCGCACAGGTTCGAACTCCGCCTTGGCGGCAAGGGGGGTGACAGCCAGCATTGCGACCAGCAAAACAATCAGGGTTTTCATTGCGATCCTCCGGTGTCTTTGCAGTTGTGTTACGCAAAGATACGCAGGCCGGATCATGCGAGTTTCAAAACACACGCACCCTGCTGGCACAGCGGCGGAAACCCGCTGATGGATGCAGCCCGGCTACAGGCCCAGCACGTCAAGCATGGAATATTCACCCGGCTCTTGGGTCTGCAACCAGATCGCCGCGCGAATGGCACCGCGCGCAAACAACGCCCTGTCAGATGCGACATGACGCAGCACAATCCGTTCGCCCGGACCGGCAAAAATAACGTCATGTTCCCCGATATAGTCACCGCCGCGAATGGCGTGAAACCCGATTGCGCCTGCGTCGCGCGGGCCGGTTATGCCATCGCGCGCGCGGTCGGCCACTTCGGGCAGCAGCACCCCGCGCCCGCGCGCCGCGGCCTCTCCCAGCATCAGCGCTGTGCCGGACGGGGCATCGACCTTGTGGCGGTGATGGGCCTCAACGATCTCGATGTCGTATTCTGTGTCCAGCGCCTGTGCGATCTGTTGTGTCAATTTAACCAACAGGTTAACCCCAAGGCTCATATTGCCCGCGCGCATGATGCGACCTGTGGCGCTGGCCTTTGCAATGGCTTCCAGATCATCATCATCAAAGCCGGTCGTGCCAATGACATGCGCGACACCTGCGGCGGCTGCCTGTTGTGCCAGCGCGACCGAGACCGCAGGCGCGGTGAAATCCACAATCGCGTCCGAGCATTCCAGTGCCTGCGCCAGATCATCTGTCACAATCACGCCGCGCGTGGCACCGCCCTGCACGACGCCCAGATCCTGACCGACCCAGTCATGCCCCTGACGTTCGATTGCCGCCGAAAGCACCGCAAGATCGCTTTCGTCCACCAGCCGCAGCAACATTTGCCCCATACGCCCGGAAACACCCATTATCGCAATGCGGACCATGTGCCCCACTCCTGCCTTGATCACAGTTTCGCGCCTTCCTAACGGTTGATGCGGAATTTGGCAAAGCCTCGTTGCGCGCAGGCGCGGATTGACCTAAATGAACAGCATGAGTGTAAAACGCTACCAACAGGGCGCAGGCCCTTCGCAACGTCAGCTTCGCGTGGCAGAGTTGATCCGCCGCACACTGGCGGATGTTCTGGCGCGCGGCGATGTGCATGACCCGGATTTGTCGCGCATGCCGATCACCGTCAGCGAAGTGCGCACATCGACGGATCTGAAGATTGCGACGGCCTATGTGATGCCATTGGGCGGCAAGGACCAGCAGATCACGCTGAAGGCGCTTGCGCGCAACAAGGCAGAGTTGCGCCATCTGGTCGGGCGGGAACTGACGTTGAAATACGCCCCTGACCTGCGCTTCAAGCTGGATGAAACCTTTGACCGTATGGATGACACGCGCCGCCTGCTGGGGCAGGAGCGCGTCCAGCGCGATGTTGCCGCCGGCGAGCATGAAGACGATGCGGACCGCGATTAAAGCAGGACTTGGCGCGCTGGCGCTATGGGCGGCAGGATCATCCGCAGCAATGTCAGAGTGTGCGCGCACCGATTATCTGGGGGCCAGCTTCACGATATGCACCGCAGATGTGCAAGATGACCTGCGCCT
Above is a window of Roseinatronobacter sp. S2 DNA encoding:
- a CDS encoding cell division protein FtsQ/DivIB; the protein is MRPVGPFDRERDDGLSSHHVDAHDGDAPLSALSPEMSFWDHLGATRADEYAQDDILTGIPLPDVPAMAPVALSAVDMAPPQSMPQHGFTRLDDTLRAREAVAPPHDNTGMRDIPADQRTGAMGHGAAQMDRPVQAPPPQVPRAHTRAHGPAQRSRRKSHLPSRFSYRIQRVWLTPIYRRAIKIGLPIVACVAALAVTLASEDRRMAMTAQAEALYSAFVDRPDFMVTELRLPELAPELDEAIRAAITPELPQSSWRLDLDELRDRVELLDAILVADLRLLSDGVLSVSVTERVPVILLRTAEGLEVLDIEGMRIGFAPDRNSLPDLPVISGEGGGTHVPEALDLFDAASPLGARMRGLVRVGERRWDVVLDREQRIKLPETGAIAALEHVIALEQAQDLLARDLIAADMRNPARPVLQISEGAMETIRAIRSQNTEALQ
- a CDS encoding D-alanine--D-alanine ligase produces the protein MGMSSRAAPRICVLKGGLSAEREVSLSTGHECAQALRVAGYEVVELDARGDVAQRLVDIAPDIVFNALHGRFGEDGSVQGVLEWLRIPYTHSGVLASALAMDKERAKAAFMSAGLPVLPSLIAPKADAMARHLMEPPYVVKPNNEGSSVGVYLVNDGANTPPQLGPEMPAHVMVEAFAPGRELTTTVMGDRALTVTDIVTDGWYDYDAKYRPGGSRHVLPADIPAEIHAACLDYALRAHQVLGCRGLTRTDFRWDEGRGLDGLILLELNTQPGMTPTSLVPEQAAHCGIGFPDLCRWMIEDASCDR
- the murB gene encoding UDP-N-acetylmuramate dehydrogenase encodes the protein MTPDLIPVRGTLTAQKSLNTLTWLRVGGPADWLFQPADEDDLCDFLRQLDPAIPVFPMGVGSNLIVRDGGIRAVVIRLGRGFNSIDAGDTITAGAAALDAHVARKSADAGRDLTFLRTIPGSIGGAVRMNAGCYGTYVADRLIDVTAIDRTGQRHVLPAAALKLDYRQSDLPDGMVITQARFDAPAADPDMLHERMADQLARRDATQPTKDRSAGSTFRNPAGFSSTGRADDVHDLKAWKVIEDAGLRGARMGGAQMSPKHPNFLINTSSATAAELEGLGEEVRKRVLQARGISLHWEIMRVGDSLPDMDLPPVELVSGAVKTQ
- the dapB gene encoding 4-hydroxy-tetrahydrodipicolinate reductase: MVRIAIMGVSGRMGQMLLRLVDESDLAVLSAAIERQGHDWVGQDLGVVQGGATRGVIVTDDLAQALECSDAIVDFTAPAVSVALAQQAAAAGVAHVIGTTGFDDDDLEAIAKASATGRIMRAGNMSLGVNLLVKLTQQIAQALDTEYDIEIVEAHHRHKVDAPSGTALMLGEAAARGRGVLLPEVADRARDGITGPRDAGAIGFHAIRGGDYIGEHDVIFAGPGERIVLRHVASDRALFARGAIRAAIWLQTQEPGEYSMLDVLGL
- the rbfA gene encoding 30S ribosome-binding factor RbfA, whose translation is MSVKRYQQGAGPSQRQLRVAELIRRTLADVLARGDVHDPDLSRMPITVSEVRTSTDLKIATAYVMPLGGKDQQITLKALARNKAELRHLVGRELTLKYAPDLRFKLDETFDRMDDTRRLLGQERVQRDVAAGEHEDDADRD